From the genome of Bacteroides sp. MSB163, one region includes:
- the hepB gene encoding heparin/heparin-sulfate lyase HepB gives MKKNFLLAASFFFIFCLEAGAQKRDEVTWEKFEDITIPIPPSTHPRLYVRPANLPDLKKRMDHPQVKANLATLRKLGIDRTAEEEAKVTDRGFRYYFEMRGVTSRVQVQALDYLVYGDKKQARRAITSMLDSLQHTNFGTKQDLSRASGVMLMCGAMVYDWCYDQMKESEKKAYIESFIRISKTMECGYPPKNNEPIAGHSSEWMILRDMLSAGIAIYDEYPDMYLHVIRMLYKDYLPVRNYIYSGHNYHQGTSYVNVRFSNDLFSLWILDRMGAGAIYNPAQQFVPYDFLYRRRPDGQVMPAGDTNPNKRNIPSYSLPAMLASSFYKDNYLAYEYELKPKLESHCLIFEILWRDFDLKAKAPDDLPLTRYSGSPFGWMIARTGWDKNSVIAEMKINEQFFGNHQHMDGGSFQLYYKGPLAIDAGAYQGSSGGYNSPHNKNFFKRTIAHNSLLVYNPNEKFASWNYGGQDKTEFADNDGGQRMPGDRWETCRSFKDLLSKEYTTGKVLGHGFGPDANKPDYSYLKGDITQAYTDKVKEAKRSFVFLNLHATEVPAALIVFDKVVSADPQFKKFWLLHSIEEPIIESNRFTVKRTKNEDTGMLQNQVLLPEIQDARIEKIGGKGKEFWVFGTNYANDAMPRRPDDANERGAWRIEISPATATAENYFLNVMQVADNTCLQMNEVKRIDADKIVGVQIADRVVTFSKNSQPLPGKFNFTVSGGQTMKFVITDLIPGTWQIKKDGKVYIPALEVRTDDGILSFEGTAGRYEFLR, from the coding sequence ATGAAGAAAAATTTTCTTTTAGCAGCGAGTTTTTTCTTCATCTTTTGTCTGGAAGCCGGTGCTCAGAAAAGAGATGAAGTAACCTGGGAGAAATTCGAGGACATCACCATCCCCATTCCTCCCTCAACTCACCCCCGACTCTATGTACGTCCCGCCAATTTACCGGATTTAAAGAAACGGATGGATCACCCGCAAGTAAAAGCAAATCTGGCAACCTTGCGTAAACTTGGCATAGACCGCACCGCAGAGGAAGAGGCAAAAGTAACCGACAGAGGCTTCCGCTACTACTTCGAGATGCGGGGAGTAACCAGCCGTGTACAAGTACAAGCTCTCGACTATCTGGTATATGGTGACAAGAAGCAAGCCAGACGCGCCATCACTTCCATGCTCGATTCATTACAGCATACCAATTTCGGAACCAAACAAGACTTATCGCGCGCCAGCGGAGTCATGCTGATGTGCGGCGCAATGGTATATGACTGGTGCTACGACCAGATGAAAGAATCGGAAAAGAAAGCATATATAGAATCGTTCATCCGAATCTCCAAGACCATGGAATGCGGTTATCCACCCAAAAATAACGAACCCATAGCCGGACACTCTTCCGAATGGATGATCTTGCGGGACATGCTTTCAGCCGGTATTGCTATCTACGACGAATATCCGGATATGTACCTCCATGTCATCCGAATGTTGTACAAGGATTACTTGCCGGTAAGAAATTACATCTATTCCGGCCATAATTATCATCAGGGAACAAGTTATGTCAATGTGCGTTTCAGCAATGACCTGTTCTCCTTATGGATTCTGGATCGTATGGGAGCCGGCGCAATCTACAATCCCGCGCAACAATTCGTACCATACGACTTCCTGTACCGCCGTCGTCCGGACGGACAAGTAATGCCCGCAGGCGATACGAATCCTAACAAAAGGAACATTCCTTCTTACTCCCTGCCCGCCATGCTCGCTTCCAGTTTCTATAAAGACAATTATCTGGCTTACGAATACGAACTCAAACCCAAGTTAGAAAGCCACTGCCTCATCTTCGAGATACTGTGGAGAGATTTTGATTTGAAAGCCAAGGCTCCTGATGACTTGCCGCTGACCCGATACTCAGGCTCACCTTTCGGGTGGATGATAGCGCGTACAGGATGGGACAAAAACAGCGTGATTGCCGAAATGAAAATCAATGAACAATTCTTTGGTAACCATCAACACATGGACGGTGGTTCGTTTCAACTTTATTATAAAGGCCCGTTGGCAATAGATGCCGGAGCTTACCAAGGAAGTTCCGGCGGATATAACAGCCCGCACAACAAAAATTTCTTCAAACGTACCATTGCCCATAACTCATTGTTAGTATACAACCCGAACGAGAAATTTGCCAGCTGGAATTATGGCGGACAAGATAAAACGGAATTTGCCGATAATGACGGTGGACAACGCATGCCGGGCGACCGCTGGGAAACCTGCCGCTCTTTTAAAGATTTATTAAGCAAGGAATATACTACAGGTAAAGTCCTGGGACATGGTTTCGGCCCCGATGCCAATAAACCTGACTATTCTTATCTGAAAGGTGACATCACGCAAGCCTATACAGACAAGGTAAAAGAAGCGAAACGCTCTTTTGTTTTCCTCAACCTGCACGCTACCGAAGTGCCTGCCGCCTTAATTGTGTTTGATAAAGTAGTCTCTGCCGACCCTCAGTTCAAGAAGTTCTGGCTACTGCACAGTATAGAAGAGCCGATAATAGAAAGTAACCGTTTCACCGTCAAACGCACCAAAAACGAAGACACCGGCATGTTACAGAATCAAGTGTTGCTCCCCGAAATTCAAGATGCACGGATAGAGAAAATCGGTGGAAAAGGAAAAGAATTTTGGGTATTCGGCACCAATTATGCCAACGATGCCATGCCGAGACGTCCCGACGACGCCAACGAAAGAGGCGCATGGCGTATAGAAATATCACCTGCAACCGCTACTGCCGAAAATTACTTTCTGAATGTAATGCAAGTAGCTGACAACACCTGTCTGCAAATGAATGAAGTAAAACGCATCGACGCAGATAAAATAGTAGGCGTACAGATAGCCGACCGCGTCGTCACCTTCAGCAAAAACAGCCAGCCGCTGCCCGGTAAATTTAATTTCACGGTAAGTGGCGGCCAAACTATGAAGTTTGTCATTACCGACCTTATTCCGGGAACCTGGCAAATTAAGAAAGACGGCAAGGTATATATTCCCGCACTGGAAGTTCGTACAGACGATGGTATCCTTTCTTTTGAAGGTACTGCCGGACGGTATGAATTTCTTCGATAA
- a CDS encoding sodium-translocating pyrophosphatase, with protein MDSLLFWLIPAASVLALCFAYYFHKQMMKESEGTPQMIKIAAAVRKGAMSYLKQQYKIVGWVFLGLVILFSIMAYGFDVQNHWVPIAFLTGGFFSGLSGFLGMKTATYASARTANAARDSLNAGLRVAFRSGAVMGLVVVGLGLLDISFWYLLLNAVIPEDVLTPTHKLCIITTTMLTFGMGASTQALFARVGGGIYTKAADVGADLVGKVEAGIPEDDPRNPATIADNVGDNVGDVAGMGADLYESYCGSILATAALGAAAFIHTGDTAMQFKAVIAPMLIAAVGILLSIIGIFAVRTKENAKMKDLLASLAFGTNLSSVLIVVAAFFILWLLKLDNWMWISCAVIVGLVVGIIIGRSTEYYTSQSYRPTQKLSESGKTGPATVIISGIGLGMLSTAIPVIAVVVGIIASYLFASGFDFNNVGMGLYGIGIAAVGMLSTLGITLATDAYGPIADNAGGNAEMSGLGAEVRKRTDALDSLGNTTAATGKGFAIGSAALTGLALLASYIEEIRIGLTRLGTTELTLPHGDAVGLQDATFFDFMHHYDVTLMNPKVLSGMFLGSMMAFLFCGLTMNAVGRAAAHMVDEVRRQFREIKGILTGETEPDYERCVAISTKGAQREMVVPSLIAIIAPIATGLIFGVPGVLGLLIGGLSSGFVLAIFMANAGGAWDNAKKYVEEGNFGGKGSEVHKATVVGDTVGDPFKDTSGPSLNILIKLMSMVAIVMAGLTVAWSLF; from the coding sequence ATGGACAGTTTGCTTTTCTGGCTGATTCCGGCCGCTTCCGTTTTAGCTCTCTGCTTTGCTTACTATTTCCATAAGCAAATGATGAAAGAGAGTGAGGGTACTCCGCAAATGATAAAGATTGCCGCTGCTGTGCGTAAAGGCGCGATGTCTTATCTGAAACAACAGTATAAGATAGTTGGCTGGGTATTTCTGGGACTTGTGATCCTTTTCTCTATTATGGCATACGGTTTCGATGTACAAAATCACTGGGTACCGATTGCCTTCCTGACGGGTGGTTTCTTCTCCGGACTTTCCGGATTTCTCGGTATGAAGACGGCAACGTATGCTTCGGCACGTACGGCAAATGCTGCCCGTGATTCACTGAATGCAGGATTGCGTGTTGCTTTCCGTAGCGGTGCGGTAATGGGACTGGTTGTAGTGGGCTTGGGCTTGCTCGACATCTCTTTCTGGTACCTGTTATTGAATGCGGTTATACCGGAAGATGTTTTGACTCCGACTCATAAACTCTGTATCATCACTACCACCATGCTTACTTTCGGAATGGGTGCTTCTACACAAGCGCTCTTTGCCCGTGTAGGTGGAGGTATTTATACGAAAGCTGCCGATGTAGGCGCTGACCTGGTAGGTAAGGTTGAGGCCGGTATTCCCGAAGATGACCCTCGTAACCCTGCAACGATTGCCGATAATGTAGGTGACAACGTAGGCGATGTAGCCGGTATGGGTGCAGACCTCTATGAAAGCTATTGTGGCTCTATCCTGGCAACTGCCGCTCTGGGTGCCGCTGCCTTTATTCATACGGGAGATACGGCCATGCAATTCAAAGCTGTTATAGCTCCGATGCTGATTGCAGCCGTAGGTATTCTTCTTTCTATTATCGGTATCTTCGCAGTACGTACCAAGGAGAATGCGAAGATGAAAGACCTGCTCGCTTCGTTGGCTTTCGGTACGAACCTGAGTTCAGTGCTGATTGTAGTGGCTGCTTTCTTTATTCTTTGGCTATTGAAACTTGATAACTGGATGTGGATATCTTGTGCCGTTATAGTCGGTCTGGTAGTTGGCATCATCATCGGACGTTCTACAGAATACTATACCTCACAATCTTACCGTCCTACTCAGAAGTTGAGCGAAAGCGGAAAGACTGGCCCGGCTACGGTAATTATCTCCGGTATCGGTTTGGGTATGCTGTCTACTGCGATTCCTGTGATTGCTGTGGTAGTCGGTATCATTGCTTCCTACCTGTTTGCATCGGGGTTCGATTTCAATAATGTAGGCATGGGACTTTACGGTATCGGTATTGCTGCCGTAGGTATGCTTTCTACCTTGGGTATCACGCTTGCTACGGATGCTTACGGTCCTATTGCCGACAATGCCGGTGGTAACGCTGAGATGTCCGGTCTGGGTGCGGAAGTACGTAAACGTACGGATGCTCTCGACTCTTTGGGTAATACTACTGCCGCTACCGGAAAGGGGTTTGCCATTGGTTCGGCTGCACTTACGGGACTTGCCCTGCTTGCCTCTTATATTGAAGAAATCCGTATCGGACTGACTCGTTTGGGAACTACGGAATTAACACTTCCTCATGGGGATGCCGTGGGTCTCCAGGATGCCACTTTCTTTGACTTCATGCATCATTATGATGTGACGTTGATGAATCCGAAGGTTCTTTCGGGTATGTTCCTGGGTAGTATGATGGCATTCCTCTTCTGCGGATTGACAATGAACGCTGTTGGTCGTGCTGCTGCTCACATGGTGGACGAAGTGCGCCGTCAGTTCCGTGAAATCAAGGGTATTCTTACCGGTGAAACAGAACCGGATTACGAGCGTTGTGTGGCTATCTCTACAAAAGGGGCACAGCGTGAGATGGTGGTTCCTTCACTGATAGCCATTATTGCTCCGATTGCAACGGGACTTATCTTTGGCGTTCCCGGTGTTCTGGGTTTGCTGATCGGTGGGTTGAGTAGCGGCTTCGTCCTTGCCATCTTTATGGCGAATGCGGGCGGTGCATGGGATAATGCAAAGAAATATGTGGAAGAAGGTAACTTTGGCGGTAAGGGTAGCGAAGTACATAAAGCTACTGTGGTAGGCGATACGGTAGGTGACCCATTCAAAGATACTTCCGGTCCGAGTTTGAATATACTTATCAAGCTGATGAGTATGGTAGCTATTGTGATGGCCGGACTGACGGTTGCGTGGAGTCTCTTCTAA
- a CDS encoding hybrid sensor histidine kinase/response regulator transcription factor, translated as MNKKSIILCIFYAWMSILCYGQTGRLFTADQELSSSMINSIYQDHNGIIWIATEDGLNKYDGAKFSIYKSDKNDEHSLANNYVRCVFESSKKECFVGTLSGLQHYSADADRFTDIPLILQDGIIVEPNVAAIEELSNGDLLVGTAGQGLFKITNTHKGLVGISMEKRIPIPIVNALHEDRNGNLWISAGENGIFRIDRNQQLHCYQKGANESEYTISSICETPDKQIYIGSLGKGLLKYNPTLDLFEPIIYANHPELPVKSLLLATPDEIYIGTDGYGLKVYNIQSRTITENQLNITTFNLDKSKIHSIMKDRFGNLWLGFFQKGVLLIPAIANGFQYIGYKSVRNNIIGSNCIMSVCNDHDGTLWIGTDNDGLYKVEKNGKHTVHFPPTQETGSVPSTIMSIYEDSRQNLWIGSYMQSMAKIDKETGHCQYFKRKTDADSKEGKLRVYSFAEDKHDRLWIGTMGNGLYYIDLNTETLHRYEQEDSTYYATGNFLPGYWITSLLHSHDERLYIGTYDGLGCLDLKTMHLATAFNTNTLLPNSVIHSLYEDKEGTIWIGTSEGLKAMHPQEYKIREYTQKDGLPGDIICAITQDINGALWFSTNHGIARYNPQKGNFTPYYANDGLQGNEFSKRAVCTDNNGHILFGGINGVTYFNPAEIKDIATTPSVHLTGFYIHNQSVNSNTLSEGRRIIETSVMNAQQFNLSHKHNSFSMEFSVMEFFNPERITYMYSVNNGQWMTMQSGINRISFNDMTPGTYKFSIKAKDYTFYSEPKNFIVNISPAWYASNWAKGVYLLIALTIIYIIGAQIRHRYQVHRKLLEHIHAEEINEAKLQFFINISHEIRTPVTLILSPLQKLMSKDRNEERQKNYQTISRNAGRLLQLVNQLLDIRKLDKGQMQLKFREVEIVEFIRNLSSSFEYQANAKKISLNFHPDTKELRAWIDPENLDKAIFNVLSNAFKFTESGGEINIYLHTHEAYETKPAYFKIVIEDNGTGIDEKEIERIFDRFYQVANRLNNSGTGIGLHLTKSLVELHKGTIHAENNKEKAGCRFIIRLPLGKEHLKPEEIEETNTEGQIASDNNPVLPIFLPENEEKERIRTKTKYRILIADDNEEIRRYIRQELTPDYHITECNNGQEAFEQIIKDAPDALISDVMMPEMDGMTLCRKIRQNILVSHIPVILLTAKINEESNLEALEGGVDAYITKPFNIDVLKKTIRNVIYRHELIKNTFNGSMEQTDKIQPIEVQSPDEKLIARIMTIINKEMANPNLSVEMIAAEAGISRVHLYRKIKEFTNQSPRNFIRNVRLKQAALLLAQKHHNITEVAEAVGFANTTHFSTAFKELFGISPTTYMEQSANNAKSNIVDTMEKNKVE; from the coding sequence ATGAACAAAAAATCTATTATACTATGTATCTTCTATGCATGGATGTCTATATTGTGCTACGGACAAACAGGTCGCCTATTTACAGCAGATCAGGAGTTATCGAGCAGCATGATAAATTCTATCTATCAAGACCATAACGGAATTATCTGGATTGCCACAGAAGATGGACTAAACAAATATGACGGTGCCAAATTCTCTATCTACAAAAGCGACAAAAACGATGAACACTCCTTAGCAAACAATTATGTACGTTGTGTCTTTGAAAGCAGCAAGAAGGAGTGTTTTGTAGGAACATTAAGTGGATTACAACACTACAGTGCTGATGCCGACCGCTTTACCGATATCCCACTGATTCTGCAAGATGGTATAATAGTAGAGCCTAACGTAGCCGCCATAGAAGAACTGAGTAACGGAGATTTATTAGTGGGTACCGCCGGTCAAGGATTGTTCAAGATTACAAACACCCATAAAGGACTGGTCGGAATTAGCATGGAGAAAAGAATCCCTATCCCCATCGTAAATGCGCTTCACGAAGACCGTAATGGTAACCTATGGATAAGTGCCGGTGAAAATGGAATTTTCAGAATAGACCGGAACCAACAACTACACTGCTATCAGAAAGGGGCAAACGAATCAGAATATACCATTAGTAGTATTTGTGAGACCCCCGACAAACAGATTTACATTGGTTCCTTAGGTAAAGGACTACTTAAATATAATCCAACTCTCGACTTATTTGAACCCATCATCTATGCCAATCACCCTGAATTACCTGTCAAAAGTCTTCTTCTTGCCACGCCGGACGAAATATACATTGGAACTGACGGATACGGTTTGAAAGTATATAACATTCAAAGTCGCACTATCACAGAAAATCAGTTAAACATCACCACTTTCAACCTTGACAAGTCAAAAATTCATTCCATTATGAAAGACCGTTTCGGCAATCTGTGGTTGGGATTCTTCCAAAAAGGGGTATTGCTGATTCCTGCCATTGCCAATGGTTTTCAATATATAGGATACAAATCCGTACGAAACAATATCATCGGTTCCAATTGTATTATGTCTGTCTGTAACGATCATGACGGCACATTATGGATAGGTACAGACAACGATGGTTTATACAAAGTGGAAAAGAATGGTAAACATACCGTCCACTTCCCTCCTACACAGGAAACCGGCTCAGTACCTTCAACCATCATGAGTATCTACGAAGACTCGCGTCAGAATCTTTGGATAGGTTCATACATGCAAAGTATGGCTAAGATTGACAAAGAAACCGGCCATTGCCAATATTTCAAAAGAAAAACCGATGCAGACAGCAAAGAAGGGAAACTGCGTGTATACAGCTTTGCAGAAGACAAACACGACCGACTCTGGATAGGCACCATGGGTAACGGACTTTACTACATAGATCTAAACACCGAAACCTTGCATCGCTATGAACAAGAAGACAGTACATACTATGCAACCGGCAACTTCTTGCCCGGTTACTGGATAACCAGCCTGTTACACAGTCATGACGAAAGACTCTATATCGGCACTTATGACGGGCTGGGTTGCCTTGACCTGAAAACCATGCACCTTGCCACCGCTTTCAACACCAATACACTCCTTCCAAATTCCGTCATCCATTCCCTTTATGAAGACAAAGAAGGCACTATATGGATAGGCACATCGGAGGGGTTGAAAGCCATGCATCCCCAAGAATATAAAATACGTGAATACACACAAAAAGACGGACTGCCTGGTGACATCATATGCGCCATCACCCAAGATATCAATGGCGCTTTATGGTTCAGTACCAACCACGGGATAGCACGCTACAACCCACAAAAAGGCAACTTTACCCCTTATTATGCCAATGATGGCCTGCAAGGTAATGAGTTCAGCAAAAGAGCCGTCTGTACCGACAATAACGGACATATTCTGTTCGGTGGAATTAACGGGGTTACCTATTTTAATCCTGCAGAAATAAAAGATATAGCTACCACTCCTTCCGTGCATCTCACCGGTTTCTATATACACAATCAAAGCGTCAACAGTAATACGTTGTCCGAAGGAAGAAGAATCATAGAAACCTCCGTTATGAATGCTCAACAGTTCAATCTGTCGCACAAACATAATTCTTTCAGCATGGAGTTTTCTGTCATGGAATTCTTCAATCCTGAACGCATTACTTATATGTACTCAGTCAACAACGGACAATGGATGACTATGCAATCAGGTATTAACCGGATATCTTTTAATGACATGACACCCGGCACTTACAAGTTCAGTATCAAGGCCAAAGATTATACTTTCTATTCCGAACCTAAAAATTTCATTGTCAATATCTCTCCCGCATGGTATGCATCAAATTGGGCCAAAGGAGTGTACCTGCTGATAGCACTGACCATAATTTACATCATTGGCGCACAGATACGCCATCGCTATCAAGTTCACCGAAAATTATTAGAACACATACATGCTGAAGAAATCAACGAGGCCAAGTTACAATTCTTCATCAACATCTCTCACGAAATCCGTACCCCGGTCACCCTTATCCTCAGCCCCCTGCAAAAACTAATGAGCAAGGACAGAAACGAAGAACGCCAAAAAAACTACCAAACCATCTCGCGTAACGCTGGACGTCTCCTCCAATTGGTGAATCAGCTACTGGACATCCGCAAGCTTGACAAAGGCCAGATGCAACTGAAATTTAGAGAAGTAGAAATAGTAGAGTTTATACGTAATCTATCCAGTAGCTTCGAATATCAGGCAAATGCCAAAAAGATTAGCTTGAACTTCCATCCCGATACAAAAGAACTACGTGCCTGGATAGATCCTGAAAATCTTGATAAGGCCATATTCAATGTACTCTCAAATGCATTTAAGTTCACCGAATCAGGAGGAGAAATCAATATCTACCTGCACACACATGAAGCGTATGAAACAAAACCAGCTTATTTTAAGATTGTAATAGAAGATAACGGTACGGGTATTGACGAAAAAGAAATAGAACGTATTTTCGACCGTTTTTATCAAGTTGCCAACAGATTAAATAATTCAGGTACCGGAATCGGTCTACATTTGACCAAATCGCTAGTTGAATTACATAAAGGAACAATCCATGCCGAAAATAATAAAGAAAAAGCCGGTTGCCGATTCATCATTCGCCTGCCATTAGGAAAAGAACACTTGAAACCGGAGGAAATAGAAGAAACTAACACTGAAGGACAGATCGCATCTGACAATAATCCGGTGTTACCCATATTCTTACCTGAAAATGAGGAAAAAGAAAGAATACGCACCAAAACCAAATATCGCATACTGATAGCAGATGATAATGAAGAGATACGCAGATACATACGTCAGGAACTAACCCCCGACTACCACATAACTGAATGTAACAATGGACAAGAAGCTTTTGAGCAAATCATAAAGGATGCACCCGACGCCCTTATCAGTGATGTCATGATGCCGGAAATGGATGGAATGACCCTCTGCCGGAAAATAAGACAAAACATTCTTGTCAGCCACATTCCGGTCATCCTGCTGACTGCCAAAATTAATGAAGAAAGTAATCTGGAGGCTTTAGAAGGAGGAGTGGATGCCTATATCACAAAACCGTTCAATATAGACGTTCTGAAAAAAACAATCCGAAATGTCATCTACAGGCATGAACTGATAAAAAATACCTTTAATGGAAGCATGGAACAAACTGACAAGATACAACCGATTGAGGTTCAATCACCGGATGAAAAGCTGATAGCGCGCATAATGACCATCATTAATAAGGAAATGGCAAACCCAAATCTCAGCGTGGAAATGATTGCAGCAGAAGCAGGAATCAGCCGTGTACACTTATATCGCAAAATAAAAGAATTTACCAACCAATCACCACGCAACTTTATACGCAATGTCCGGTTGAAACAAGCTGCCCTCCTACTTGCACAGAAACACCATAACATCACGGAAGTGGCAGAGGCGGTAGGTTTTGCCAACACCACCCATTTTTCGACAGCGTTCAAGGAATTATTCGGTATCTCGCCCACTACCTATATGGAACAGAGTGCCAACAACGCAAAGTCCAATATCGTGGATACCATGGAGAAAAATAAAGTGGAATGA